A region of Candidatus Poribacteria bacterium DNA encodes the following proteins:
- a CDS encoding 5-deoxy-glucuronate isomerase, with translation HPVAAAPGYELYYLWMLAGDRRKLIPYDDPQHAWVKK, from the coding sequence CACCCCGTCGCGGCGGCTCCCGGGTACGAGTTGTACTACTTGTGGATGCTCGCCGGCGACCGACGCAAGCTCATTCCGTACGACGACCCGCAGCACGCGTGGGTGAAGAAGTAG